The following proteins are co-located in the Bradyrhizobium sp. AZCC 2176 genome:
- a CDS encoding formate dehydrogenase subunit gamma, with product MASFARFIRLTIGAWAFLLLVTALPAPSTAQQVNPTASSVREQQLLQELDRIQGRVSIPDQRSSVLVQPAGRDWREFRNVTLRWIGGISILGMLAVLVIFYLSRGMVRLESGRSGRTIVRFTAFERFVHWVTAACFIVLAISGLNITFGRPLLLPLVGFEAFSEWSQWAKYAHIYLSFPFTIGVVLIFLIWIAGNIPNKVDVDWIKRGGGIVGHDHPPAQRFNAGQKAIYWIVIIGGSAVAVTGYLLMFPFYLSGIEGMQWAQIIHSIVAVLFVAVMLAHIYIGTIGMEGAFEAMGSGTVDVNWAKEHHSLWAEEEQAKAGAASGGTPRPVAAE from the coding sequence ATGGCGTCGTTTGCAAGATTCATCCGCCTGACTATCGGTGCGTGGGCCTTTCTTCTGCTAGTCACTGCGCTGCCGGCGCCATCAACTGCCCAGCAGGTGAATCCGACCGCGAGTTCGGTCAGGGAGCAGCAGCTTCTGCAGGAACTGGACCGGATCCAGGGGCGCGTCAGCATTCCCGACCAGCGTTCCAGCGTGCTCGTACAGCCGGCAGGCCGCGACTGGCGTGAATTCAGGAACGTTACGCTGCGCTGGATCGGTGGGATCTCAATCCTCGGCATGCTAGCTGTGCTCGTGATCTTCTATCTCAGCCGCGGCATGGTCCGGCTCGAGAGCGGTCGCTCGGGTCGCACCATCGTGCGCTTCACGGCGTTCGAGCGCTTCGTGCACTGGGTGACCGCGGCCTGTTTCATCGTTCTGGCCATCTCGGGACTCAACATCACCTTCGGCCGTCCGCTGCTCCTGCCCCTTGTTGGCTTCGAAGCGTTTTCCGAGTGGTCGCAATGGGCGAAGTATGCGCACATTTATCTGAGCTTTCCGTTCACCATCGGAGTGGTATTGATCTTCCTGATCTGGATCGCCGGTAACATCCCGAACAAGGTGGATGTCGATTGGATCAAGCGAGGCGGCGGCATCGTCGGCCACGATCATCCGCCGGCCCAGCGTTTTAATGCTGGGCAGAAGGCAATCTACTGGATCGTCATCATCGGCGGCAGTGCCGTTGCGGTAACTGGTTATCTGCTGATGTTCCCGTTCTACCTGTCCGGGATCGAGGGAATGCAGTGGGCGCAGATCATCCACTCGATCGTGGCGGTGCTGTTCGTGGCGGTGATGTTGGCGCACATCTACATCGGCACCATCGGCATGGAAGGAGCCTTCGAGGCGATGGGCAGCGGCACGGTCGATGTCAATTGGGCCAAGGAGCATCACTCGCTCTGGGCCGAAGAGGAGCAGGCAAAGGCTGGCGCGGCCTCGGGCGGCACGCCGCGACCCGTGGCGGCCGAATGA
- a CDS encoding host attachment family protein: MTNGPTPVISHNALVLIGDGQKALFLRNKGTARQVKLEVEHILEQDNPATREQGTDRPGRSVSSIGTARSAVEEADWHHIAKERFAGEIAEALYRHAHDNRFDKLVVIAPAKILGNLRKAFRAEVADRIVGEIPKELTSHPIPQIERLIAA, encoded by the coding sequence ATGACTAATGGACCGACCCCCGTCATCTCCCACAATGCACTCGTTCTGATCGGCGATGGCCAGAAGGCGCTCTTTCTGCGCAACAAGGGCACCGCGCGGCAAGTCAAGCTCGAAGTCGAGCATATTCTGGAGCAGGATAATCCGGCAACACGCGAGCAGGGCACCGATCGTCCGGGACGCTCGGTTTCAAGCATCGGTACGGCGCGAAGCGCGGTAGAGGAGGCCGACTGGCACCACATCGCAAAGGAGCGGTTCGCCGGAGAGATCGCAGAGGCGCTCTACCGTCATGCCCACGACAATCGTTTCGACAAGCTCGTCGTCATCGCGCCGGCGAAGATTCTCGGTAATCTGCGCAAGGCATTTCGTGCCGAGGTTGCGGACCGGATCGTGGGCGAGATTCCGAAGGAATTGACATCGCATCCGATACCGCAGATCGAAAGGCTGATAGCCGCCTAG
- a CDS encoding c-type cytochrome, whose amino-acid sequence MARRALVEAPRRNGGRSTLLVLAVALIALPIGTTAASAQLRGHGGPVRALAISADGQSAISGSFDSTAIRWSLTRNAAEQVLRFHADAVNAVALLGAGRAATAGADGRIAIWTLGKAEPDTVFEGHAAPIVALAASPDGATLASASWDHTVRLWPLAGGAQRVLDGHTQNVNGVAFTADGRALVSVSYDLSVRIWPLSGMQTPTVVAMPTPLNAVAAGADGEIAVGGADGKVYFLTAGGARTGEVAAGPRPVISIAISPDGALVAAAGIGGAVAVIDRKTRALARTLVGPGLPVWSVVFSPDSRTLLTGGADNIIRRWNAATGEPVDPLLVETAGDPLAAFSGYRGAEIFRACVACHTLGADQANRAGPTLAGIFGRRIATAPGYNFSEALKRLDIVWTPETVSKLFELGPQAYTPGTKMPEQRIGSEQDRAALVQFLEHATKQ is encoded by the coding sequence ATGGCACGCAGGGCTCTGGTGGAAGCGCCGCGTCGCAACGGAGGCCGATCGACGCTTCTGGTGCTTGCGGTCGCCTTGATCGCGCTGCCGATCGGCACGACGGCCGCCTCCGCGCAACTGCGCGGGCATGGCGGGCCGGTGCGGGCGCTGGCGATCTCGGCCGACGGTCAAAGCGCTATCTCCGGCAGCTTTGATTCGACGGCCATCCGGTGGTCGCTGACGCGCAATGCGGCTGAGCAGGTGCTTCGGTTCCATGCCGACGCCGTCAACGCGGTCGCGCTGCTCGGCGCGGGGCGCGCCGCGACCGCCGGCGCCGATGGCCGCATTGCCATCTGGACTTTGGGCAAGGCAGAGCCCGACACGGTGTTCGAAGGCCACGCGGCGCCGATCGTCGCGCTGGCGGCATCGCCGGACGGTGCAACGCTTGCATCGGCCTCGTGGGATCACACGGTGCGGCTCTGGCCGCTCGCAGGCGGTGCACAGCGCGTGCTCGATGGGCATACGCAGAACGTCAACGGCGTGGCGTTTACCGCCGATGGCCGCGCTCTTGTCAGCGTCAGCTACGACCTCAGCGTTCGCATCTGGCCGCTGTCGGGAATGCAAACGCCGACCGTCGTTGCGATGCCGACCCCGCTCAACGCCGTGGCCGCCGGCGCCGATGGTGAAATCGCGGTCGGCGGCGCGGACGGCAAGGTTTATTTCCTGACCGCAGGCGGCGCGCGTACCGGCGAGGTCGCGGCAGGGCCAAGGCCGGTGATCTCGATTGCGATTTCGCCTGACGGTGCGCTGGTTGCCGCCGCCGGCATTGGTGGCGCGGTCGCGGTGATCGACCGCAAGACGCGCGCGCTTGCGCGCACGCTGGTCGGTCCGGGGCTGCCGGTCTGGTCGGTGGTGTTCTCACCCGACAGCCGCACGCTGCTCACGGGCGGCGCTGATAACATCATCCGGCGCTGGAACGCGGCGACGGGCGAGCCGGTCGATCCGCTTCTGGTGGAAACGGCGGGAGATCCGCTCGCAGCCTTTAGCGGATATCGCGGCGCGGAAATCTTTCGAGCCTGCGTCGCCTGTCATACGCTTGGCGCCGACCAGGCCAATCGCGCAGGCCCGACGCTCGCCGGCATCTTCGGCCGACGCATCGCCACTGCACCGGGCTACAATTTTTCCGAGGCGCTCAAGCGGCTCGATATCGTGTGGACGCCAGAGACGGTTTCCAAACTGTTCGAACTCGGACCGCAGGCCTACACGCCCGGCACCAAGATGCCGGAGCAGCGCATCGGTTCGGAACAGGACCGCGCCGCGCTGGTGCAGTTCCTCGAGCATGCGACCAAGCAATAG
- a CDS encoding SDR family NAD(P)-dependent oxidoreductase yields MKRFEGKVVIVTGAASGIGEATARRFSSEGACVALVDRNEMPLATVAKDLPAQFTLSHLADVSDSEAVDAMVTTVVKRFGRLDVLVNNAGVYEGGDPAEITNEQWRKVMATDLDGVFFGCRAALLHLEKTAGSIVNTASVSGTGGDWATSPYNAAKGAVVNLTRSLALDLGKKGVRVNSVCPSLTRTGMTADMMQDEELLAKFRERIPLGRVCEPHEVAAVIAFLASEDASFVTGANLAVDGGVSASNGQPPLA; encoded by the coding sequence ATGAAGCGCTTTGAGGGCAAGGTCGTCATCGTGACCGGGGCGGCCTCCGGCATTGGCGAAGCCACCGCGCGGCGTTTTTCGTCCGAAGGCGCATGCGTCGCGCTGGTGGATCGCAACGAAATGCCGCTGGCCACCGTCGCGAAGGATCTGCCGGCACAGTTCACCCTGTCTCACCTCGCCGACGTCTCGGACAGCGAAGCCGTCGACGCCATGGTGACGACTGTGGTGAAGCGCTTTGGGCGGCTGGACGTCCTGGTCAATAATGCCGGCGTCTATGAGGGAGGCGACCCGGCTGAAATCACCAACGAGCAGTGGCGCAAGGTGATGGCGACCGATCTCGACGGCGTCTTCTTCGGTTGCCGCGCGGCCCTCCTCCACCTTGAGAAGACGGCAGGCTCGATCGTCAATACGGCCTCGGTATCCGGCACCGGCGGCGACTGGGCAACCAGTCCCTACAACGCCGCCAAGGGCGCCGTCGTCAACCTGACGCGGTCGCTGGCGCTGGATTTAGGGAAGAAGGGCGTTCGGGTAAATTCGGTCTGTCCCAGCCTGACCCGGACCGGCATGACGGCCGATATGATGCAGGACGAGGAACTGCTCGCGAAGTTCCGGGAGCGTATTCCGCTCGGGCGGGTTTGCGAGCCGCATGAAGTCGCCGCCGTCATTGCATTTCTCGCCAGCGAAGACGCAAGCTTCGTCACCGGCGCAAACTTGGCCGTGGATGGCGGTGTCTCGGCCTCCAACGGTCAGCCGCCGCTGGCCTAG
- a CDS encoding DUF2188 domain-containing protein, whose product MGLAEYMIVSKPDGWTVLHDGTAQHDYDTKEAAFEAAVAAASLAIRQGHEVHVSVPGRDAGSKTALGAKASQSVP is encoded by the coding sequence ATGGGATTGGCGGAATACATGATCGTTTCCAAGCCGGACGGCTGGACGGTCCTCCACGACGGCACCGCGCAGCACGATTACGACACAAAGGAAGCGGCTTTCGAGGCGGCCGTCGCGGCTGCGTCGCTGGCGATCCGTCAGGGCCATGAGGTTCATGTCAGCGTCCCCGGTCGCGACGCCGGCAGCAAGACCGCGCTTGGCGCCAAGGCTTCCCAAAGCGTGCCGTGA
- a CDS encoding DUF971 domain-containing protein has translation MAWPIEIRLAKDRRTVRVAFDDGKVFDLSAELLRVTSPSAEVQGHSEAERKTVGGKRNVTILSVDPVGNYAVRIGFDDMHSTGIYSWAFLRDLGENAERRFQDYLDDLQAKGLDRDRPGVR, from the coding sequence ATGGCGTGGCCGATCGAAATCCGCCTTGCCAAGGACCGCCGGACAGTGCGGGTCGCCTTTGACGACGGCAAGGTTTTCGATCTCTCCGCGGAATTGCTCCGCGTGACCAGCCCGTCCGCCGAGGTGCAGGGGCATTCCGAAGCCGAGCGCAAGACGGTCGGCGGCAAACGTAATGTGACCATTCTTTCCGTCGATCCTGTCGGCAATTATGCCGTCAGGATAGGGTTCGACGACATGCACTCGACCGGCATCTACTCCTGGGCGTTCCTGCGCGATCTCGGCGAGAATGCCGAGCGGCGCTTTCAGGACTACCTCGACGACCTTCAGGCCAAGGGGCTCGACCGCGACAGGCCGGGCGTGCGCTGA
- a CDS encoding CBS domain-containing protein encodes MKVSDAMTPEVQLCTPDDTLKDAAQAMAALGVGLLPVTDNDRLVGMISDRDIAIRGIGMGRGPEGRVGDVMTADVKYCYEDQDLDEVSANMGDIQVRRLPVLNRNKQLVGIIALGDIALVQGGNGTGAALSAISRPGGQHAQV; translated from the coding sequence ATGAAAGTTTCCGATGCGATGACACCTGAGGTGCAGCTCTGCACTCCCGATGACACGTTAAAGGACGCCGCGCAGGCGATGGCAGCGCTTGGGGTCGGGTTGCTGCCGGTGACCGACAATGACCGCCTGGTCGGCATGATCTCCGACCGCGATATCGCGATCCGCGGGATCGGCATGGGCCGAGGCCCAGAGGGACGGGTCGGCGACGTGATGACGGCCGACGTCAAGTATTGCTACGAAGATCAGGATCTTGACGAGGTGAGCGCGAACATGGGCGACATCCAGGTCCGCCGCCTCCCGGTGCTCAATCGCAACAAGCAGCTCGTCGGCATCATTGCGCTGGGCGACATCGCGCTGGTGCAGGGCGGCAACGGCACGGGCGCGGCGTTAAGCGCAATTTCGCGGCCCGGCGGGCAGCACGCACAGGTTTGA
- a CDS encoding DUF6496 domain-containing protein, producing MAKKVKKRKYSKGAAKKVGRAMKKRKSGTLKSGRSGKEVKSRKQAIAIGLSEARKRGAKVPKKHSRKKS from the coding sequence ATGGCGAAGAAAGTAAAGAAGCGCAAATATTCAAAGGGTGCGGCGAAGAAGGTCGGCCGCGCCATGAAGAAGCGCAAGTCAGGCACGCTGAAAAGCGGTCGATCCGGCAAGGAGGTCAAGAGCAGAAAGCAGGCGATCGCGATCGGCCTGTCCGAAGCCCGGAAGAGGGGCGCCAAGGTGCCAAAGAAGCATTCGAGGAAGAAGTCCTGA